From one Neovison vison isolate M4711 chromosome 1, ASM_NN_V1, whole genome shotgun sequence genomic stretch:
- the LOC122892865 gene encoding ubiquitin domain-containing protein 2 — MGGCVGAQHDSSGSLNENSEGTGVALGRNQPLKKEKPKWKSDYPMTDGQLRSKRDEFWDTAPAFEGRKEIWDALKAAAHAFESNDHELAQAIIDGANITLPHGALTECYDELGNRYQLPVYCLAPPINMIEEKSDIETLDIPEPPPNSGYECQLRLRLSTGKDLKLVVRSTDTVYHMKRRLHAAEGVEPSSQRWFFSGRPLTDKMKLEELKIPKDYVVQVIMSQPLQNPTPVEN; from the exons tcgCCTTAGGTCGTAACCAACCTTTGAAAAAGGAGAAACCCAAATGGAAAAGCGATTATCCCATGACAGATGGACAACTGCGCAGCAAGAGAGACGAATTTTGGGACACCGCACCAGCTTTTGAAGGCCGTAAAGAGATTTGGGATGCCTTGAAGGCTGCTGCACATGCATTTGAGAGCAATGATCATGAACTGGCACAAGCAATCATTGATGGTGCAAACATAACATTACCACATG GTGCACTCACAGAGTGCTATGATGAACTGGGCAACCGATATCAGCTTCCAGTCTACTGCCTGGCACCACCAATCAACATGATAGAGGAAAAGAGCGACATAGAGACTCTGGATATTCCTGAGCCACCGCCTAATTCTGGATATGAATGTCAGCTCCGTTTGCGCCTTTCCACAGGCAAAGACCTCAAACTTGTGGTCCGCAGCACAGACACTGTATACCACATGAAGAGGAGGCTACATGCAGCAGAAGGTGTGGAACCGAGTAGCCAGCGATGGTTCTTTTCTGGCAGACCTCTTACCGACAAAATGAAGTTGGAAGAACTGAAGATCCCAAAGGACTATGTTGTGCAAGTTATAATGAGCCAGCCTTTGCAAAACCCAACACCAGTTGAGAATTGA